In the genome of Staphylococcus durrellii, one region contains:
- the betA gene encoding choline dehydrogenase: protein MREAYDYIIIGGGSAGSVLGSRLSEDQSKNVLVLEAGRSDYFWDLLIQMPAALMYPAGNKLYDWIYETNEEPFMKGRKVGHARGKVLGGSSSINGMIYQRGNPMDYEKWAQPEGMDGWDYAHCLPYFKRLEKTFGATKDDEFRGHHGPIKLKRGPATNPLFQAFFDAGVEAGYNKTPDVNGFRQEGFGPFDSQVHNGRRVSASRAYLHPAMRRKNLDVQTRAFVTKINFEGNNKVTGVTFKKNGKEHTINAKEVILSGGAFNTPQLLQLSGIGDSEFLKSLDIEPRIHLPGVGENFEDHLEVYVQHKCKQPVSLQPSLNKFKMPFIGLQWIFARKGAAASNHFEGGGFVRSNEEVDYPNLMFHFLPIAVRYDGQKAPAAHGYQVHVGPMYSNSRGSLKIKSKDPFEKPNFVFNYLSTEEDKREWVEAIKVARNILSQKALDPYNGGEISPGPEVQSDEDILNWVAKDGETALHPSCSAKMGPASDPMAVVDPETMKVHGMENLRVVDASAMPRTTNGNIHSPVLMMAEKAADIIRGKKPLDPEYIDYYRHGVHDKDAGTIK, encoded by the coding sequence ATGAGAGAAGCATATGATTATATTATAATTGGTGGCGGTAGTGCCGGATCAGTTTTAGGAAGTCGTTTAAGTGAAGACCAATCAAAAAACGTTCTTGTACTAGAAGCAGGACGTAGCGACTATTTCTGGGATTTATTAATTCAAATGCCAGCAGCGTTAATGTATCCAGCAGGTAACAAATTATATGACTGGATTTATGAAACAAATGAAGAACCATTTATGAAAGGCCGTAAAGTTGGACACGCACGTGGTAAAGTACTAGGTGGTTCTAGTTCTATCAACGGTATGATTTATCAACGTGGTAATCCAATGGACTACGAAAAATGGGCGCAACCAGAAGGCATGGATGGATGGGACTATGCACATTGTCTGCCATACTTTAAACGTTTGGAGAAAACATTTGGTGCAACTAAAGACGATGAATTCCGTGGTCATCATGGCCCAATTAAATTAAAACGTGGACCAGCTACAAATCCATTATTCCAAGCATTTTTCGATGCGGGTGTGGAAGCAGGTTACAACAAAACACCTGACGTAAATGGTTTTCGTCAAGAAGGCTTTGGCCCATTTGATAGTCAAGTACACAATGGTAGACGTGTATCAGCCTCAAGAGCTTATTTACACCCAGCAATGAGACGTAAAAACTTAGACGTTCAAACACGTGCATTTGTTACTAAAATTAATTTTGAAGGTAATAACAAAGTAACTGGTGTGACTTTCAAGAAAAATGGTAAAGAACATACAATTAATGCGAAAGAGGTTATCTTATCAGGTGGGGCATTTAACACACCACAATTATTACAATTATCAGGTATCGGTGATTCTGAATTCTTAAAATCATTAGATATTGAACCACGTATTCATTTGCCAGGTGTTGGTGAAAACTTCGAAGACCATTTAGAAGTATATGTGCAACATAAATGTAAGCAACCAGTTTCATTACAACCAAGTTTAAATAAATTCAAAATGCCATTCATCGGTTTACAATGGATATTCGCGCGTAAAGGTGCAGCAGCATCTAATCACTTTGAAGGAGGCGGCTTTGTTCGTTCCAACGAAGAAGTTGATTATCCAAACTTAATGTTCCATTTCTTACCAATAGCTGTAAGATACGATGGACAAAAAGCACCTGCAGCACATGGTTACCAAGTACATGTAGGACCGATGTATTCTAACTCTCGTGGTAGCTTGAAGATTAAATCAAAAGATCCATTCGAGAAACCTAACTTTGTCTTCAACTATTTATCAACTGAAGAAGACAAGCGCGAATGGGTAGAAGCAATTAAAGTAGCTCGTAATATCTTATCTCAAAAAGCATTAGATCCATATAATGGTGGAGAAATTTCACCAGGACCAGAAGTACAATCGGATGAGGATATCTTAAACTGGGTTGCTAAAGATGGCGAAACAGCGTTACACCCGTCTTGTAGTGCTAAAATGGGACCAGCTTCAGATCCAATGGCCGTAGTTGATCCAGAAACAATGAAAGTGCATGGTATGGAAAATTTACGTGTCGTAGATGCTTCAGCGATGCCACGTACTACAAATGGTAACATTCATTCACCAGTATTAATGATGGCTGAAAAAGCAGCAGACATTATTCGTGGTAAAAAACCATTAGACCCTGAATATATCGATTATTACCGTCACGGCGTACACGATAAAGACGCTGGAACAATAAAATAA
- a CDS encoding MFS transporter — protein sequence MGDSSNALTFNKKLYPPMILGSILNPINSSMLAIAMIPIAHAFNIPFYQTAWLVTSLYLATSIGQPIIGKLIDVFGPKGLFLFATSLVGLASILAIATPSFYGLVLARFLIGIGTCAGYPSAMYLIKYEGERTGKDSPSGILTILAISNQTVSVIGPTLGGLLINFGGWEAIFFVNIPLSILCIIFGVLYFPKVNQSLGKIAALRTYIDFIGMALFAITLVSWILYFTEPSIKNLYLLIIGIITFIIFIFVELKSKKSFIDVRLLAHNAALNNTYIRSTLTQTISYSVLYGYTQWLEEGRGLSPTHAGLLMLPMFVIAIIASKYTGSSLSSKNKLYIGTLAGIITMISFTMINPETSIIILVLLAALFGIPQGLMNLANQNALYNQAPKESIGMSAGLLRTFMYIGAIVSSTANGIFFKGGDITAGIHYDGIFCASLGVIILIMTFANRRSLAKA from the coding sequence ATGGGTGATTCATCAAATGCGCTCACATTTAACAAAAAATTATACCCACCAATGATACTCGGCTCCATATTGAATCCAATCAATTCTTCTATGTTAGCCATTGCTATGATTCCTATAGCACATGCTTTTAACATTCCTTTTTATCAGACGGCTTGGCTTGTGACCTCATTGTATTTGGCTACGAGTATTGGTCAACCCATTATTGGTAAATTAATAGACGTCTTTGGTCCTAAAGGGTTATTTCTATTCGCAACCAGTTTAGTTGGTTTAGCAAGCATACTTGCCATCGCCACCCCCTCATTTTACGGACTAGTACTTGCGCGCTTCTTAATTGGTATTGGTACATGTGCTGGTTATCCTTCAGCAATGTATCTCATTAAATATGAAGGCGAACGTACTGGTAAAGATAGTCCTAGTGGTATACTGACAATTTTGGCAATTTCCAACCAAACTGTATCTGTGATAGGCCCTACTTTAGGTGGTTTATTAATTAATTTCGGTGGTTGGGAAGCAATATTCTTCGTTAATATACCATTATCAATATTATGTATTATTTTTGGCGTCCTTTATTTCCCTAAAGTCAATCAATCTTTAGGCAAAATCGCCGCACTTAGAACTTATATTGATTTTATTGGTATGGCTCTTTTCGCAATCACTCTAGTATCATGGATATTATATTTTACTGAACCATCAATTAAAAACTTGTATTTATTAATCATTGGAATTATTACCTTTATAATATTTATTTTTGTTGAGTTAAAATCTAAAAAATCATTTATCGATGTACGATTATTGGCTCATAATGCCGCATTAAACAATACGTATATACGTTCAACCTTAACTCAAACTATTTCTTACAGCGTATTATATGGTTATACACAATGGTTAGAAGAAGGCAGGGGCTTGTCTCCTACTCATGCTGGATTGTTAATGTTACCAATGTTTGTTATCGCAATTATTGCATCAAAATATACTGGTAGCAGTTTATCTTCTAAAAACAAACTTTATATCGGTACTCTAGCCGGTATTATTACAATGATAAGTTTTACGATGATTAATCCTGAAACTTCAATAATTATACTTGTTTTATTAGCAGCATTATTCGGTATTCCACAAGGTTTAATGAATTTAGCTAACCAAAACGCTCTTTATAATCAAGCACCTAAAGAAAGTATCGGTATGTCTGCTGGATTATTAAGAACATTTATGTATATTGGTGCAATCGTTTCTTCTACTGCGAATGGAATCTTTTTTAAAGGCGGAGACATCACTGCCGGCATTCATTATGACGGTATATTCTGCGCTTCGCTTGGAGTTATTATTTTAATTATGACTTTTGCAAATAGACGTTCATTGGCTAAAGCATAA
- a CDS encoding GNAT family N-acetyltransferase, translating into MEVSLATKSDLNEIYKVQTKAFEESVLVTHRLTEEEIQNLSQMALEDGGHYYALKEDDQLVGYTMLAVKEDNLTGDKYGFIYELYVMPKFRKRGYGKQLITFTKQHFKQLGYDKLRLNVYVGNDAQQLYKSCGFEERNITMQLKL; encoded by the coding sequence ATGGAAGTAAGTCTAGCAACCAAAAGTGATTTGAATGAAATATATAAAGTACAAACAAAGGCCTTTGAAGAGTCTGTTCTTGTAACTCATCGTTTAACAGAAGAAGAGATTCAAAATTTATCTCAAATGGCACTAGAAGACGGGGGCCATTATTACGCTTTGAAGGAAGACGATCAACTTGTAGGATATACCATGCTAGCTGTGAAAGAAGATAATTTAACAGGTGACAAATATGGTTTTATTTATGAATTGTATGTTATGCCTAAATTTAGAAAACGAGGTTATGGTAAACAATTGATAACTTTCACCAAACAACATTTTAAACAGTTAGGTTATGATAAACTTCGTTTAAATGTATATGTTGGCAATGATGCGCAACAACTCTATAAAAGTTGTGGTTTTGAAGAACGTAACATAACAATGCAATTGAAATTATAA
- a CDS encoding MFS transporter, producing the protein MKNYRYFIIVMIIVMTMINYIDRGGISYAQEDIIKEFGFDNVAWGAILGYFGYGYMLGSLFGGVLSDKKGPKFVWIVAGTLWSLFEIAMAFAGELGMAIFGGSALAGFGMLRIIFGFAEGPIFSTISKTNANWAAPKERGLLSALGLIGVPLGALITAPIVSGLLTITNWRVLFILMGVLGLIWVVIWAKVFTDYPEDNKKVSAREVEEIRSTEDTIKGEKTVETEQNAHEKWYHFFKSPTLIFNTIGYFGFQYINFLILTWTPKYLQDEYHFEIQALWYLGMIPWIGAVFTAYFGGRLSDWLRQKTGSLRIARSGLAIFGMTLAAICFLIIPTTDNIALILILMMLGNACVFLPNAVYWAVVIDTAPKNSGTFGGIMHFFVNSATIIAPTLTGILVSAYGYGSMFVSAVVAAVIGIVAMSFVKPGLKKIKIQTN; encoded by the coding sequence ATGAAGAATTATCGTTATTTTATCATCGTTATGATTATTGTTATGACTATGATAAATTACATTGACCGTGGAGGTATCTCCTACGCGCAAGAAGATATTATTAAAGAATTTGGATTTGATAATGTTGCTTGGGGAGCTATCTTAGGCTACTTTGGTTACGGGTATATGTTAGGTTCACTATTTGGTGGTGTACTATCTGATAAAAAGGGGCCGAAGTTCGTATGGATTGTTGCTGGAACATTATGGTCACTATTCGAAATAGCGATGGCTTTCGCAGGCGAATTAGGTATGGCTATTTTTGGTGGTTCAGCATTAGCAGGATTCGGTATGTTAAGAATTATATTTGGTTTTGCAGAAGGTCCGATCTTTTCTACAATTAGTAAAACAAACGCCAACTGGGCAGCACCTAAAGAGCGTGGTTTACTTTCAGCTTTAGGCTTAATAGGGGTACCACTTGGTGCATTAATTACTGCTCCAATCGTTTCAGGATTATTAACTATTACAAACTGGCGTGTATTATTTATATTAATGGGTGTTCTAGGATTAATTTGGGTTGTTATTTGGGCTAAAGTCTTTACAGACTATCCAGAAGACAATAAAAAAGTATCGGCTAGAGAAGTTGAAGAAATTCGTTCAACTGAAGATACGATTAAAGGTGAGAAAACTGTAGAAACAGAACAAAATGCTCACGAAAAATGGTATCACTTCTTTAAAAGTCCGACACTCATTTTCAACACGATAGGTTACTTTGGTTTCCAATACATAAACTTTTTAATATTAACTTGGACGCCTAAATATTTACAAGATGAATATCATTTTGAGATTCAAGCGTTATGGTATTTAGGTATGATTCCGTGGATAGGGGCAGTATTTACAGCTTACTTTGGTGGCAGATTATCTGACTGGTTACGTCAGAAAACAGGCAGTTTACGTATCGCAAGATCTGGTTTAGCTATTTTTGGAATGACGTTAGCGGCGATTTGTTTCCTTATCATTCCAACTACCGACAATATTGCCTTGATTTTAATATTAATGATGTTAGGTAATGCATGTGTGTTTTTACCAAATGCGGTATATTGGGCAGTTGTTATCGATACGGCTCCAAAAAATTCAGGCACATTTGGTGGTATTATGCACTTCTTCGTAAATTCTGCGACAATTATTGCACCAACATTAACAGGCATTTTAGTATCTGCCTATGGTTATGGTTCTATGTTCGTATCAGCAGTTGTTGCAGCTGTCATTGGTATAGTAGCAATGAGCTTCGTTAAACCAGGATTGAAAAAAATTAAGATACAAACAAATTAA
- a CDS encoding oxidoreductase: MTKFAVIGPGAVGSTIAFELQQHFSDTLLLGRENATLSYYPGNHMPMHQLQVQSSAATTTKVDVLFVAVKTYQLDTIIEDIKRITHQDSIIMLAQNGRTNLETLALPNVYQAVVYISGQKEQNTVTHFRDERLHVQDSPETRDLAQLLAPTNLDLKLEQHIEDTIWYKLLVNLGINTVTALTRSTAKVLKNNKVNHLCRQLIDEGAQIALTEGVNLPEDIVTQIMTIYEGYPDEMGTSMYYDISAGRPIEVEAIQGYIYRTGQKHNLAIPTITTTYTLLHGYLHN; the protein is encoded by the coding sequence ATGACAAAATTCGCCGTTATTGGTCCCGGTGCAGTAGGATCAACTATTGCCTTTGAGTTACAACAACACTTTAGCGATACGTTACTCTTAGGTAGAGAGAACGCAACACTATCATATTACCCGGGAAATCACATGCCTATGCACCAATTACAAGTGCAATCTTCAGCAGCAACGACAACTAAAGTTGATGTCTTGTTTGTGGCAGTAAAAACATATCAACTAGATACGATAATAGAAGATATTAAACGTATTACACACCAAGATAGCATTATAATGTTAGCGCAAAACGGGCGTACAAATTTAGAAACATTAGCATTGCCGAACGTCTATCAAGCTGTCGTTTATATTAGTGGTCAGAAAGAGCAAAATACCGTGACCCATTTTAGAGATGAGCGTTTACACGTTCAAGATAGCCCAGAGACACGTGATCTAGCCCAACTATTAGCTCCGACAAACTTAGACTTAAAACTAGAGCAACACATAGAAGACACGATTTGGTATAAATTACTCGTTAACTTAGGCATTAATACTGTCACTGCATTAACACGATCGACAGCAAAAGTACTTAAAAATAATAAAGTAAATCATTTATGTCGCCAATTAATCGACGAAGGTGCTCAAATTGCATTAACAGAAGGCGTGAACTTGCCGGAAGACATTGTGACGCAAATCATGACTATTTACGAAGGATATCCAGACGAAATGGGTACTAGTATGTATTATGACATAAGTGCTGGGAGACCAATAGAAGTAGAAGCGATTCAAGGGTATATATACCGTACAGGTCAAAAACATAATTTAGCTATACCAACTATTACAACAACTTATACTTTACTCCATGGTTATTTGCACAATTAG
- the panB gene encoding 3-methyl-2-oxobutanoate hydroxymethyltransferase produces MKTLNQLLSMKEQKEKISMITAYDYPSAKQAEAASIDTILVGDSLGMTVLGYDSTVEVTLEDMIHHSKAVRRGAPNTFVVVDMPFGTVGVSEEQDLLLAKQLYQQSNANAIKVEGTHIAPFITRCSNIGVPVVAHLGLTPQSVGIMGYKMQASTLEAAEKLIQDCKEMEQAGAVMVVLEAVPSDLAHKISETLTIPVIGIGAGNGTDGQVLVYHDVLNYGVERSAKFVKQFGDFSIGIDGLSQYHQEVREGTFPSAEHTYKKKIWDEVTPD; encoded by the coding sequence TTGAAAACTTTAAATCAATTATTATCAATGAAAGAACAAAAAGAGAAAATTTCAATGATTACTGCTTATGACTACCCAAGTGCAAAACAAGCCGAAGCAGCAAGTATAGATACAATTTTAGTAGGTGATTCTTTAGGGATGACCGTATTAGGCTATGACAGTACAGTAGAAGTAACGCTCGAAGATATGATTCATCATAGTAAGGCTGTAAGACGAGGTGCACCAAATACTTTTGTAGTAGTAGATATGCCGTTTGGTACGGTTGGTGTTAGTGAAGAACAAGATTTATTATTAGCGAAACAGTTATACCAACAAAGTAATGCTAATGCTATTAAAGTTGAAGGGACACACATTGCGCCCTTTATCACACGTTGTAGTAATATAGGTGTTCCTGTCGTGGCACATTTGGGTTTAACACCTCAAAGTGTTGGAATTATGGGATATAAAATGCAAGCCTCTACTTTAGAAGCAGCTGAAAAGTTAATACAAGATTGCAAAGAAATGGAACAAGCCGGAGCAGTCATGGTTGTATTAGAAGCTGTGCCAAGTGACCTTGCTCACAAGATTAGTGAAACATTAACGATTCCTGTTATAGGTATAGGCGCCGGTAATGGTACGGATGGACAAGTGTTAGTTTATCATGATGTACTAAATTATGGAGTTGAACGATCAGCCAAATTTGTTAAACAATTTGGTGACTTTAGCATTGGTATAGACGGACTTTCTCAATATCATCAAGAGGTTAGGGAAGGCACATTCCCTTCAGCTGAACACACATACAAGAAAAAGATTTGGGATGAGGTGACACCAGATTGA